One part of the Algibacter sp. L1A34 genome encodes these proteins:
- a CDS encoding translocation/assembly module TamB domain-containing protein, with amino-acid sequence MLFIILVLILSIPAIQTGLGNYVTKRINNDFKTNINVDKVSLQFNGDVELKQIYIQDYKQDTLISIAELNTSILGVRNLVNGQLVFGDIDIENLNFYIKTYKGESDTNLDVFVARFDSDNPRTEKSSFLLSSSDVSIYNSVFMLLDENRETTKILHFEDLNINATNFLINGSDVNARINTLNFRDSRGVTVKNMMTNFSYTLTEMNFANLDIKTPNSELKGDLKFSYDRADFKYFTDKVLVSASFKDSKVQLDELNTFYNEFGVNQTATFSTEISGTLNNLQTYNLKLNTNRKTRIYGDINFKNLFNKEEGNFYMTGNFRNLSSTYKDLKSLLPNVLGAAIPSSFDRLGYFTVVGNSQVTSSTVVADIQIDTELGFVDSNLEINKINDIDNAAYKGNIIFTEFDFGTFLNAPEVGRASLNFDVDGNGFVTKTINTKVKGDVFEIEYNNYKYQGVKVAGNVKNNIFDGNLITNDKNLKLNFTGLVDFSEAINKYDFEAKVDYANLNALNFIKKDSISIFRSVVKMNMNASNYDDAHGKISFRKTKYKNENDTYYFDKFDVSSRFSEGLRYIEINSPDIIEGELKGRFKFKELKKLFENSIGYIYTNYIPNKIEDNQSIDFNFTIYNKIVEVIYPELELAKNTFIRGQVESDESQFKLTFKSPKIKLSNYFANNIELQVDNSNPVFNTFVEIDSLNTKYYNVSNFNLINVTVNDTLFMRSEFKGGKRNKDNYNLSFYHTINEANESVIGFKQSDVTIKDNKWNINELQDKFHKISFDKKFTKFNIDKFRINHNNEEIRLSGFLRDSTEKDLKLNFTNVDLTKITPDIDSLTLSGNVNGKLDLLQQNGNYLPNSSIIIDNFRVNDFLLGSFDANIIGNESLTNYSVDATIKNDDSDSFTAKGDIYVAGKQSKIDVDLMFDGFDLYPLNPLLRDVLSNIRGKAEGKVKVVGDLAKPNFNGELLLKNAGLGIPFLNVDYAFAEKSSVSLKNQSFIFNNINITDTKYNTKGLLKGDLSHVNFGKWSLGLDLSTKNLLVLDTKETEDALYYGTGFIGGEASISGPTSELRINVIGETKAGTVFKIPLNDAESFGDNTFIHFITKEEKEARNKGIELVFEEIKGLELDFDLDVTEDAEVEIIIDKNSGHSLKGRGRGGLLVEINTNGKFNMWGDFAVFEGVYNFAYGGFVQKQFIVQPGGTLAWEGDPLDALINMKAVYKTQANPSPLLDTPINRTIPVELNIALTGNLEQPIPDFSFEFPNVNSTIKSELNYRLESESDRQDQALYLVSTGSFSGGIDELNFSGTIAERLNGIINSVFSNGDGKLNLGLNYEAGQNTPDYQTDDRVGLTLQTQISDRVLINGKVGVPVGGASDTVIAGDVEVSFLLNDDGTLTAKVFNRENSIRNFGEDIGYTQGVGLSYNVDFDTFRELLQKIFKKKSETENEVLEQPKKEAESALPDFISVK; translated from the coding sequence ATGCTATTCATCATTTTGGTGTTGATTCTTTCTATTCCTGCCATACAAACTGGGCTTGGAAATTATGTAACCAAGCGTATAAATAACGATTTTAAAACCAATATAAATGTTGATAAAGTAAGCTTGCAGTTTAATGGAGATGTTGAGCTTAAACAAATTTATATTCAAGATTATAAACAAGATACACTTATAAGTATTGCTGAATTAAATACGTCTATTTTGGGTGTTAGAAACTTGGTGAATGGGCAGCTCGTATTTGGTGATATTGATATTGAGAACCTTAATTTTTATATTAAAACTTATAAAGGAGAATCTGATACCAATCTAGATGTTTTTGTTGCTCGATTTGATAGCGATAACCCAAGAACAGAAAAAAGCAGTTTTTTATTATCTTCCAGTGATGTTTCTATTTATAACAGTGTTTTTATGCTTTTAGATGAAAATAGAGAGACTACAAAAATACTTCATTTTGAAGATTTAAATATTAACGCTACCAATTTTTTAATTAATGGAAGTGATGTAAATGCCAGAATAAACACTCTAAATTTTAGGGATAGCCGAGGCGTTACGGTAAAGAATATGATGACTAATTTTAGTTACACCTTAACCGAAATGAATTTTGCTAACCTAGACATTAAAACCCCAAATTCTGAATTAAAAGGCGATTTGAAGTTCTCGTACGATAGAGCTGATTTTAAATACTTTACAGATAAGGTTTTGGTGTCTGCAAGTTTTAAAGATTCTAAAGTTCAGTTAGATGAATTGAATACTTTTTATAACGAGTTTGGTGTAAATCAAACCGCAACTTTTAGTACCGAAATATCTGGAACATTAAATAATCTACAAACCTATAATTTAAAATTAAATACCAATAGAAAGACCCGAATTTACGGAGATATTAACTTTAAAAACTTGTTTAATAAGGAGGAAGGTAATTTTTATATGACGGGTAATTTTAGAAACCTATCATCTACTTATAAAGATTTAAAAAGTTTGTTGCCAAATGTCTTGGGAGCTGCTATTCCGTCATCGTTTGATAGATTAGGCTATTTTACGGTTGTTGGCAATTCTCAAGTTACATCGTCTACTGTAGTTGCAGATATTCAGATAGATACCGAGTTGGGTTTTGTAGATTCAAACTTAGAAATAAACAAAATAAACGATATTGATAATGCTGCTTACAAAGGTAATATTATTTTTACTGAGTTCGATTTCGGGACCTTTTTAAATGCGCCAGAAGTTGGTAGAGCGTCTTTAAATTTTGATGTAGATGGTAATGGTTTTGTCACTAAAACTATTAATACTAAGGTAAAAGGTGATGTTTTTGAAATTGAATATAACAACTATAAATATCAAGGTGTTAAAGTAGCTGGAAATGTAAAAAACAACATTTTTGATGGAAACCTTATTACCAACGATAAAAACTTAAAACTTAATTTTACTGGGCTTGTAGATTTTTCAGAAGCTATAAATAAATACGATTTTGAAGCCAAGGTTGATTATGCCAATTTAAATGCATTAAACTTCATTAAAAAAGATAGTATTTCCATTTTTAGAAGTGTTGTAAAAATGAATATGAACGCGAGTAATTATGATGATGCTCACGGTAAAATTTCATTTAGAAAAACGAAGTATAAAAATGAAAACGATACGTATTATTTTGATAAATTTGATGTTTCTTCTCGTTTTAGCGAAGGTTTACGTTATATAGAAATTAATTCGCCAGATATTATTGAAGGCGAGCTTAAAGGGCGGTTTAAGTTTAAGGAGCTTAAAAAATTGTTCGAGAATTCTATTGGCTACATTTATACTAATTATATTCCAAATAAGATAGAAGACAATCAAAGTATCGATTTTAATTTCACAATTTATAATAAAATTGTAGAAGTTATTTATCCGGAACTGGAATTGGCAAAAAACACTTTTATTCGTGGGCAAGTAGAAAGTGATGAAAGCCAATTTAAACTCACTTTTAAATCACCTAAAATTAAACTTTCAAATTATTTTGCAAACAACATCGAGTTGCAAGTAGATAATAGTAATCCAGTTTTTAATACGTTCGTAGAAATCGATAGTTTAAATACCAAATATTACAATGTTTCTAATTTTAATTTAATTAATGTTACCGTTAATGATACGTTGTTTATGCGATCGGAATTTAAAGGCGGAAAGCGTAATAAAGATAATTACAACCTAAGTTTTTATCATACTATAAATGAAGCAAATGAATCTGTTATAGGTTTTAAACAATCGGATGTTACAATAAAGGATAATAAATGGAACATCAATGAATTACAAGATAAGTTCCATAAAATATCTTTTGATAAAAAGTTTACAAAATTCAATATAGATAAGTTTAGAATTAATCATAATAATGAAGAAATTAGACTTTCGGGTTTTCTTAGGGATTCAACAGAAAAAGATTTAAAGCTTAATTTTACAAATGTCGATTTAACTAAAATAACGCCAGATATTGATAGTTTAACCCTATCAGGAAATGTAAATGGAAAGTTAGACTTATTGCAGCAAAATGGCAATTATTTACCGAATTCTAGTATTATAATTGACAATTTTAGGGTGAACGATTTTCTTCTTGGTTCTTTCGATGCTAATATTATTGGTAACGAATCGCTTACAAATTATAGCGTAGATGCTACAATAAAAAATGACGATTCGGATTCCTTTACAGCAAAAGGAGATATTTATGTAGCCGGAAAACAATCTAAAATTGATGTCGATTTAATGTTCGATGGTTTCGATTTATATCCATTAAATCCGTTATTAAGAGATGTTTTAAGTAATATTAGGGGTAAGGCCGAAGGAAAAGTAAAAGTAGTTGGAGATTTAGCTAAACCTAATTTTAATGGCGAGCTTTTATTAAAAAATGCCGGTTTGGGTATTCCTTTTTTAAATGTAGATTACGCTTTTGCGGAAAAGTCTTCCGTTTCCTTAAAAAATCAAAGTTTTATTTTTAATAATATCAATATAACCGATACTAAGTATAATACTAAAGGATTACTTAAAGGAGATTTAAGCCATGTTAATTTTGGTAAATGGAGTTTAGGCCTCGATCTATCAACTAAAAACTTATTGGTTTTGGACACTAAAGAAACCGAAGATGCCTTGTACTATGGTACGGGGTTTATTGGAGGAGAAGCTAGTATTTCTGGGCCAACCTCCGAGTTAAGAATAAATGTAATTGGCGAAACCAAAGCAGGTACAGTATTTAAAATACCGCTAAACGATGCCGAATCTTTTGGAGATAATACTTTTATTCATTTTATTACAAAAGAAGAAAAAGAAGCGAGAAATAAAGGTATAGAGCTTGTTTTTGAGGAAATAAAAGGATTAGAACTCGATTTTGATTTGGATGTTACCGAAGATGCTGAAGTTGAAATTATTATTGATAAAAACTCTGGTCACTCTTTAAAAGGACGAGGACGTGGAGGCTTGTTGGTTGAAATTAATACTAATGGTAAGTTTAATATGTGGGGGGATTTTGCGGTATTCGAAGGGGTTTATAATTTTGCCTATGGTGGCTTTGTTCAAAAACAATTTATAGTACAACCCGGTGGCACTTTAGCTTGGGAAGGCGACCCGCTTGATGCTTTAATTAATATGAAAGCTGTTTACAAAACACAAGCTAATCCATCGCCTTTGCTTGATACTCCTATTAATAGAACCATTCCTGTTGAGTTAAATATTGCATTAACTGGAAATTTAGAGCAACCTATTCCAGATTTCAGCTTTGAGTTTCCTAATGTAAATTCTACTATAAAATCTGAGTTAAATTATCGTTTAGAGTCGGAGAGTGATCGTCAGGATCAAGCCTTGTATTTAGTTTCAACAGGTTCCTTTTCAGGAGGTATAGATGAGCTTAATTTCTCTGGTACTATTGCAGAAAGACTTAATGGCATCATTAATAGTGTGTTTTCTAATGGTGATGGCAAACTTAATTTAGGCTTAAATTATGAAGCTGGACAAAACACTCCCGATTATCAAACCGATGATAGAGTAGGTTTAACGCTTCAAACTCAAATTAGCGACCGTGTGCTTATTAATGGTAAAGTTGGTGTTCCTGTCGGTGGAGCTAGTGATACGGTTATTGCTGGCGATGTAGAAGTGTCTTTTCTTTTAAATGATGATGGAACTTTAACAGCTAAAGTCTTCAATCGTGAAAACAGTATACGTAATTTTGGTGAAGATATTGGATATACCCAGGGTGTAGGACTTTCTTATAATGTGGATTTTGATACATTTAGAGAATTACTTCAAAAAATATTCAAAAAGAAATCCGAAACCGAAAATGAAGTCTTGGAGCAACCTAAGAAAGAAGCGGAAAGCGCCTTACCTGATTTTATTTCTGTAAAATAG